A window of Ictidomys tridecemlineatus isolate mIctTri1 chromosome 1, mIctTri1.hap1, whole genome shotgun sequence contains these coding sequences:
- the Hspb3 gene encoding heat shock protein beta-3: protein MAKIILRHLIETPVRYQEEFEARGLEDCRLDHALYALPGPTIVDLRKVRAVPQSLPVDSATTETPPQEGKSRFQILLDVVQFLPEDIIIQTFEGWLLIKAQHGTRMDEHGFISRSFTRQYKLPDGVETKDLSAILCHDGILVVEVKDPLETK, encoded by the coding sequence atggcaaaaatcattttgaggCATCTCATAGAAACTCCAGTGCGTTACCAGGAGGAGTTTGAAGCTCGGGGTTTGGAAGACTGCAGACTGGATCATGCTCTATATGCACTGCCTGGGCCAACCATCGTGGACCTGAGAAAAGTCAGAGCCGTGCCGCAATCTCTTCCAGTGGACTCAGCAACCACAGAGACGCCACCCCAAGAAGGCAAATCCCGCTTTCAAATTCTGCTGGATGTGGTCCAGTTCCTCCCCGAAGATATCATCATTCAGACCTTCGAGGGCTGGCTGCTGATTAAAGCTCAACATGGAACCAGAATGGATGAGCATGGTTTCATCTCACGAAGCTTCACCCGACAGTACAAACTGCCAGATGGCGTTGAAACCAAAGATTTGTCTGCCATCCTCTGTCATGATGGAATTCTGGTGGTGGAAGTAAAGGATCCGCTTGAGACTAAGTGA